A segment of the Marmota flaviventris isolate mMarFla1 chromosome 2, mMarFla1.hap1, whole genome shotgun sequence genome:
gaacatagatgcaaaaattctcaacaaaatcctggcgaatcgaatacaaaagcatatcaaaaaaattgtgcaccatgatcaagtaggattcatccctgggatgcaaggttggttcaatatacggaaatcaataaatattattcaccacatcaatagacttaaagataagaaccatatgatcatctcgatagatgcagaaaaagcattcgacaaagtacagcatccttttatgttcaaaacgctagaaaaactggggataacaggaacttacctcaacattgtaaaagctatatatgctaagcctcaggctagcatcattctaaatggagaaaaactgaaggcattcccgctaaaatctggaacaagacagggatgccctctctcaccacttctatttaatttagtccttgaaatactagccagagcaattagacagacaaaagaaattaaaggcataaaaataggaaaagaagaacttaaaatatcacgaTTTGcagacgatatgatcctatacttagaagacccaaaagggtctacaaagaaactactagaactaaaaaatgaattcagcaaagtggcaggatataaaatcaacacgcataaatcaaaggcatttctgtatatcagtaacaaaacttctgaaatggaaatgaggaaaaccaccccattcacaatatcctcaaaaaaaataaaatacttgggaatcaacctaacaaaagaggtgaaagatttatacaatgaaaactacagaaccctaaagagagagatagaagaagatcttagaagatggaaaaatgtaccctgttcatggatagccagaaccaacatcatcaaaatggcgatattacccaaagttctctacaggttcaatgcaatgccaatcaaaatcccaacggcatttctggtagaaatagataaagctatcatgaaattcatatggaaaaacaaaagacccagaatagcaaaagcaattctaagcaggaagtgtgaatcaggaggtatagcgataccagatttcaaactgtactacagagcaatagtaacaaaaacagcatggtactggtaccaaaacaggcaggtggaccaatggtacagaatagaggacacagagaccaatccacaaaattacaactttcttatatttgataaaggcgctaaaagcatgcaatggaggaaggatagcatcttcaacaaatggtgctgggaaaactggaaatccatatgcaacaaaatgaagctgaacccctttctctcgccatgcacaaaagttaattcaaaatggatcaaggagctagatatcaaatcagagactctgcacctgatagaagaaaaagttggctccgatctacacattgtggggtcgggctccaaattacTTAATAGGACGCCTataacacaaaagttaataactagaatcaacaaatgggacttactcaaactaaaaagttttttctcagcaagagaaacaataagagaggtaaatagggaacctacatcctgggaacaaatctttactcctcacacttcagatagagccctaatatccagaatatacaaagaactcaaaaaattaaacaacaagataacaaacaaccctatcaacaaatgggccaaggacctgaacagacacttctcagaggaggacatacaatctatcaataagtacatgaaaaaatgctcaccatctctagcagtcagagaaatgcaaatcaaaaccaccctaagataccatctcactccagtaagattggcagccattatgaagtcaagcaacaacaagtgctggcgaggatgtggggaaaagggtacacttgtacattgctggtggaactgcaaactggtgcggccaatatggaaagcagtatggagattcctaggaaagctgggaatggaaccaccatttgacccagctattgcccttctcggtctattccctgaggaccttaaaagagcatactatagggatactgccacatcaatgatcatggcagcacaattcacaatagctagactttggaatcaacccagatgcccctcaatagatgaatggattaaaaaactgtggcatttatacacaatggagtattacacagcactaaaaaatgacaaaatcatggattttgcagggaaatggatggcattagagcagattatgctaagtgaagctagccaatccttaaaaaacaaatgccaaatgtcttctttgatataaagagagcaactaagatcagaacagggaagaagagcatgaggaaaagattaacattaaacagagacaagtggggggagagaaagggagagagaagggaaactatagaaatggaaggagaccctcattgttacacaaaattacatataagagtttgtgaggggaaagcgggaaaaaaaaaacaagggagagaattaaacaacagcagatggggtagagagggaagatgagagggaaggggaggggggatagtaggggatacgaaaggtagcagaatacaacagtcattaatatggtattatgtaaaaatgtggatgtgtaaccgatgtgattctgcaacttgtatttggggtaaaaagtgggagttcataacccacttgaatcaaatgtatggaagatgatatgtcatgagctttgtaatgttttgaacaaccaattttaaaaaaaaatatattacttagGATAGTCAAATTCctttttgtattattaaaaaatatctgtGAGAAGGATATCATTTGGCTACCATTCTGACATTCAGAGAAGCAGATTTTAGGTATATGGTAAACAAAAAAAGGTCTACTAATTAGAATTTAAGAACAGGATATAGTGCCTAAACAGGATCGGCACCTGGTCATGTATATAACCAGGGTAATACTTCTAAATCAGGTCAAAGGCACAGATCTTGTTTTAAGTGCCTGATGACCAGTTTAGATTGAGAATTCATAAGACTATCTATGCAGAGCATGACATCAGAATTATCATTGCAAttcagaaaacaaacagaaagataACAAGCAAGAACTTGGGCTTCTGTAGGACTTGAAAAAAACACTTTGTTATGTGTCAATAAGGAGAAAGGACCCACACTTTGCCCATATTCTGACAATTAGAAACAGTGAATTAGCATTAACAACAAAGATTAGTCATCAATAACCCCAAAATGGAGAATCTTGCTAAAGTTTATGTTGTGTGTTAGTGAGTAAATTCCTAAGACATTGTAAGCAAAATAACTTTGAGTCCTACAGAAGCACAGTTATATAAAAAACTCATGGTTAAGTAGGAATGAAAGTGTAGTTAGAAGACCTGAGTCTTGGTGAGGAATGAGTAGAATGAAAGAAGGGTAAACTCAGGGTTCACACGAATTATGGGGCATAAGTTGCTTTCAGCTATGCTAATTTGGGatgtagcatatatatatatatatatatatatatatatatatatatatatatatatatacactaggAAAGGATCTATTGAGCAGAAAAAGGTTGGTCATAACAGTTAACTGTTGAGgaccacaaccaagtcaagatggcgcctggcacgttgccaggaggagtggtttatgaagtaacgccagtgagtcattaagatgttgaacattccttaatgactgactgctgtatctagatgatgttaattaagttaagctgtgtgtaattagttaagtatatatacctctgctgtcccataataaagcggctcccgctgtTTCAaacttcacaagttgcttgtcacccccccccccgggtAATTTTGCCCACACAGACTGTAGCAGGTAACAATTTGCTTTTTGTGATTCTCCAGATTAGGAAGTGATGGACACAGGAAACAGCACAGTGGTCACAAAATTATTCCTCTTTGGTTTGACCCAATCTCAAGATACTCAAATCCTGCTCTTTGTGCTAGTCTCAATGTTCTACCTCATAATCCTCCCTGGCAATGTTCTTATCATTCTTACTATAAGATCAGATCCTAGACTTAATGCTCCCCTCTATTTCTTCTTGGGAAACTTGGCCTTCCTGGATGCCTCCTACTCCTTCATTGTGTCTCCCATGATGCTGGTTGACTCCTTCTATGAAAAGAAAGTAATTTCCTACAGAGGCTGCATCACCCAGCTGTTTTTCTTGCACTTCCTTGCAGCAGGAGAGATGTTCCTCCTTGTTGTCATGGCCTTTGACCGCTACATCACCATATGTTGGCCTCTACACTATGCAACAGTTATGAGCCCCAGGGTCTGCTATGCATTGCTGTTGGCTCTGTGGCTTGGGGGTTTTGCTCATTCCATTGTGCAAGTGGCCCTTATCCTGCACTTGACCTTCTGTGGCCCAAACCAGCTGGACAACTGTTTCTGTGATGTGCCACAGGTCATCAAGCTGGCCTGCACTGACACTTTTGTGGTGGAGCTCCTGATGGTCTCCAACAGTGGCCTGCTCACCCTGCTGTGCTTCCTGAGCCTTCTGACCTCCTATGCTGTCATCCTCTGCAGAGTAAAGGGACACTCCTCAGAAGGGAAGAGCAAGGATATCTCCACTTGCACCACCCACATTATCATTGTGTTCCTCATGTTTGGACCTGCCATTTTTATCTACACCCGCCCCTTCAGGGCTTTCCCAGCTGACAAAGTGGTTGCTCTCTTTCATACAGTCATCTTTCCTTTGCTGAACCCTGTAATTTATACTCTTCGCAACCAGGAAGTGAAAGCCTCCATGATAAAGCTGTTATGTCAGTACAGGGTGTTCTAAATGAAGTAGAAACATGAGTAAATCAACAGCAGACAAAgtccaataaaaatgaaataaattatttatgcaCTGAACGAATGAGTCATTTAGTAAATATACTATTACCGATCACTTTCAATTTTCAGGCTGTGTGGCATATGAAGGATATAAACAACATCCAGTTGTCCTAGGATTATATTCAAGTGAATAAATATAGGTAAAactattaaatcagaaaaaatgTCAACAGCAGTGCTACACTCTGGATTGACTGGGGAGGTGCTAAATACCTTGCTTTTGATTGTCAATAAAACCAGCTGAATCCTTGGGATTCAGCTGATTCAAGATGATCTGAAAGTAGTAACCACACAATTACCTGAGATATTATAGGAAGAAAAGATGACTAATACAAGGATCCACAATTTTATAAGTTTGGTACATTTGAAGACCACAAGAATAACAATGTAGCTTAGTGGAGTTGAAGCATTTGCAAGTGGCAAGAATTGAAAAGAAGAGAGGTTGGCAGGTAAAACTCTCCTGAGGGATTTTCAGCCAAGAAGTTCACACCATTTAAACCTCAAATAAGTTCATAAAAGGCATTAAACTGGAGAGTATTAATGTTTTCTACTTGTCATAAGGAAAAAGGCTCAAGACTCTGGAGGAATatgggaaataaaatttcattaagtaGAAAAAATTCATACTGTTAAGTAATTTTTATGGTGCCTTAATTAGTTTCAAAATTTTCCTAAATTTGAAAAGTATTGTGATTTTCCTCACTGTTGTTGTTAATCTTGGAGAGGAATTTGAGTTCCCTTCAAATGATTTCATCCTGAATGTAATTATGTTGGCTATTTGGTATGTTAATCtttatttagttatagatgactaaaccacttcaatttctttctttgtttctttgtttgcttgGATGGGGGTAATACCAAGTATCCTATATTTGAAATAGTTGAATGGGTGGTAAAAGCAGCCTATGAACTTggaataaagttatatatatatatatatatatatatatatacagcaaaCTGGTCAATTGAAGAAATCCTGTCCTCATAGCAATTATTAATATGCAGAATACagcaattatttttccatttcaggCTATAAGGTCACAAAACTGAAACTGTGTGTAATACTCAGGAAAATTGCTCAGAGCTTTTCTAGCACTAGTAGATAGTAGATATCTCCATATAGAATGGAAACCTTATATCCTGTAGTCCCTATGCCACTTCCCTGATTTCTGAATTTAAGACTTACTAAGTCAATCAGAGTTATAAGAAGACTTTATCCATGATGCCTCTGGAGAAGACAAAGTTGGATTCTCTCTTAAGAAGACTGGAAATCAGCTTCAACCTACAGTCTTCTTTGGATGAACAAGGGCTTTCTAATGGTTTGTTGTGAGGTGCTTCCCTCTGCATTGTAGGTTGCTGGGTAGCATCTCTGACCTCAACCTACTAGAGGTAATGTTTGCCCACACTTGAGACTCTCTGAGTTAAGAAGATTAGCTTCCTCATTTTGCAATTAGTACATGATCTAGTGCCTATGcaacttatgattttttaaaaaaatgtattcatagtATAATAAAAATCACTGGAAAATATTAGTATGCTatctaaatataatttaaaaaatcatttgtatgTATTTCTATACTATCCAgagtatgaaagaaaataatatcattaaACTAACTATGATGACTGTGttcaaaatggcagaaaataatgtataaaaaagataaaaggttagacacatggcacatgcctgtaatcccaatggcttaggaggcagaggcaggaggatcatgagttcaaagacagccctAGCAGAGGCatggcactaagcaattcagtgaggccctgtctaaataaaatacaaaataaggttggggTGTGGATAATTTTtcggtgcccctgagttcaaaccccgtccccccaaaaaaaggataaaataatttcaacagaAAATTATAATTCAAGAAGTCATCAACTAaaattctattaattaaaaattgttaatgTAAGAATTCATCACGACTTTAAAATTGATTAAACACAGGAAACTGCAAAAAAGTTAGCTAgaaataaagtgaataaaaaatttcaaatgaaatgcaaattggataaaaaggaaaataaggaaaggaTATTAGAAATATGTAAGATACAATGGAAATGACCTACCTATATATAGTTGACATCCAAGTAGtgtgggaaaaagagaaaatggaaagaggcAATATTTGCAGAGAACTTCTACAAAGTGATAAACGGAATCAACATGGACCATGGACCACAAGTTTTTGGTCCATAAGCAGAAtaaagttttgagaaaaaagaccCAAACACATGAATGTAAAGCAGATAAAAGTCAATGATAAAGAGACTCTTAGAAGCCACTGATAGAAAGGAGCACATATTGACTTGAAAGGATAAAGAGTAAGGATAGCTTTTCCTCCATAAAACAAACATGGAAATCAGAGTACAATGATACCTTGAAACTGCTGAAAGATGACAAAACAAGTCAAATAATTGTTATTAGATAAAGAAAACCGTTTAAGTTAAGAGAAGACATTTTTAGACAGAAAATCTGTTGTCTGGGAATTTGTACTAAATCAGTATTAGGAGTAGTTCTTCAGTAAAGAGACCCTAATCctgaaaggaaacaataaattaaatgaaagaatacgTTAATTGTCAAGTTGATACATGTAAATAAGTATAGACTGACTATTGACAGTACAAACAGTAGTGTACTTTAAAGGTTTTATCATACATATGTACAGTACATACATACAGcatgtatgtaatatatacatattatacatattgtgTGTCTGTATGTACACATGACAAGAGTCATgaacaatgaaagaaacaataaacaaggAATTTAAGTGTTCTATGAttctaatatattaaaatatttggtcAAACTAATACTTTGAGTAGAATCTCTGGATATATGTTTAATCTTTATGAAATCCTGTAAAATACTAATAAGAAGTCTTCTAACTGTAAAATTCAGGACAAGTTTTGAAAAGGATTATTTTGCCTGAAAACAGctagaaagaagaatgaaagagtgtctgaaataagaaaaaaacatatagaaaagtaaatatactacaaaaaataaacattaaaagctTCATTTAAATTCTGGAATTGCTAAACTTCAAGCATGAATGCTTTCACATACTTAATAAATAGGTagaaaaaagttgaaataaaaggaaagtttgaaataaaatacagttgTTGTTTGTTGTTCATGGgttccatatttgtttatttgcctACTCAGGAAATTTATCTGAAATCGCAAGTCAACATCTGTTATGCTTTTGGAGTGATTTGAGGACATGCAGAGAAcagcagaaacaaaaacaaaaatacttgaaaCACCCTGCATGTGCACTCCCAGCTAAGGTGGCACAAAGTGACACTGAGTTTTCTTTCAGCTCTCTTCCTGTAACAAGTGTCCTTTTCACAGTCTGTTCACAGCACTGTTTTCCATGTATTTACAGTTATTGTTGGTGATTCTGCTGTTTAAAGAGCGCCCATCAGAGTGCTAAGAATGTTCCAAAACACAAGGAGTCTGTGATATGCCTCAGGGACCAAAGCTTGTATTAGTTAAGCTTCATTCAAGCAGGAGTGATGCTGGTGGCAGTGAGGTCCTTTTAAAACaggagtctttaaaaaaaataagcacagaTAAAACAAAATCATGTATTGATTGTTTGATGAAAATGTTGAGACCAGAGATTTGTAGAAAGATATGTTGCATTATTCTCtaaattattgtcatttattaataaacattaatgattaattataatgttatattatataatataaataaaagtttcttttaggcagccattttttaaagttagataAATAATAAGACTGTAAGgataaaatactttagaaaatcaCAGAATGTTACCACTATAAAATATTGGTGATCTCATTACAATCCTTAGAACTTAAGAGGAGcaacagatgagaaaatttaatcttcctgaaaacagtaaaaaaatgGGTAATTACTTAACACTTATTaatctagaaatatttaaatagtgagacactgtctttcAGTTCCATGAGCTTCTGTAAGTCTACATTCTTTTTTGTACAGTATGTTTTTCAGAGATACAGAAAATCCAGAGGCAATAGCTGAATCTTTCAAACTTctagaacacaaaaataaagaaaatgctgtGATATCACTCTGGccaatatttttttgaatatgaccacaggaaaacaaacagaaatagaaaggattgagccaaattaaaaaattctgcaAAGTAAAGAATTCAAGTAAGAAAATATTCTAGAGTGTGAGAAAATATTGGCAACACATACACATctgataaaatatagaaaaatctcaaacaactcaatgttaagaaaaaataatttaaaaattggcagtAGATCTGagtagaaatttctcaaaagaagtataaaaataatagccAATGTATATGAAAAATCTCCTTTATCATTAATCATCAGGATTCACTCAAATGCGAtgtcacctcacacctgttacaAAGGCTGCTATCAAAAAGATGAGAGTAacatggagaaaagggaactcttatACACTATTAATGGAAAATACTGAGGGCATGTAAATTAGTAAACCTAAATGGGGAAAAAGTATGGGGGttttctcaaaattcaaaatagagctGCGTATAATCCAGTTACCTGTAAACTGACTAtgtatccaaataaaaatatctgaaggTTTTTCTGCCCTTCCTTGCTTAtttagcactattcacaatagccaagatacaaaatcaacataagtgtctgtcaacaaatgaataaagaaatgtggtatatatgcacagtgaaataatatttagaatttaaataggtgaaatcttgtcatttgttacaacatggatgaacctggaagataTCATGTTAAATGTGGTAAGTCAGACACAGCAAGACAAATATCATGTGATCTTACTTAAAAAGTCAACCAAATAGAAATACAGAGTAGaaaggtggttaccagaggctgagaTGAAGATAGTTTAATTAAAGAGCACAAAATGTTGTAATAAAagaggaataaatttaaaaagcttattaTACACCCAGGAGACCatagtttaaaatttatattatcatCTTAAAAATTTACTACTGACTGTATTTTAAGTGTCCTCACcataaaaataatcacattttctgAAATGgcaaaaggatattttaaaaatccccagTGTATTTTTACCACTAGTCTCTGAGGGATCTAATAACTATCAaatttgttttctcctatatgtCCCTTACCAATGGATACTTTTAAATACTGTACTCTTTTCAATCCAGAGCAGACAAGTTCACTGGATGATGAAGACTAAGCATTTCAGGATTTCATAAAGTTGTTACTTCCAAAGTCCAAGGGCAACCTGGTAGGTTTCCTGACTCTGACACATTACCCTACCTTTAAACTACATATGCCACACTTTTTAAAGTTACAAATGGAATGTGtatctaaataataaatacaaatgccaaatttcTAAAAGAATGAGGGGATTGAAAAGAGCtaactaaatggaaataaatttgactttgcttcaaattgaaaaaaatattaaaaatacattttataatgggTGCTAAGAAATTAATTCAATACTCCTAGCTGAATAAGTCATCTTTAGAAAAGAGATGTTGTGTTTAAATTGTTTGCCCACACTGATCAGATTGAATGGTTTTATATTATCACATGATATAAGAATCTTTACCTACTCTCTTTAAGGCatgcagtaatttttaaaagtggataTATAACAAGACTGCAAGCATAAAATGCCTGATCCATAGCTTAGAAAATCACAACATATTACCACACATGATACCATTGTTATATTCATTAGAATTTAAGAGGAATGACATGAGAGAAAATCTAACATCTCTAAGAAACAGTCTAAAAAtgggtaaatatttaaatactaattCAACGGGAAAATAATCAATAGTTTGGAGGTTCATGTGCTCCTGcaagtatattatttatatacttcCTAGAAATATAGACTGTCCAGAGGAAATAACTGCACATGATAGTCTTACTGCAAGAGTACAAGCACAATCAAAAAGTCCTGGTGGACAGTGAGAATAATTAGACATTTCCACTTTCAAATTctgctcatttaatttttacataactcTGGAAGATGGAGTGAAATATAATGGTTGGTATATGGGACACTTCTGATAAGATATTTGCCTTAATGCTAGCTATGCAAGGGAAGAGTATGTAATTGCATGCTTTGTGTGGTTAGCTAGAGACACAgtgtattttcacatttaaatcatGTGACTTACAggttaaaatttacaaaaaaaaattcacacgtatctaattttcttttttaataatcattATTTGGTCTGGTTATAAGATTCTGATAAACACAAGAAAAGTTCTAGAAATAATTCACAGACCTCTAATAAGAATTGTATTGCAGCCCTACATCAAGGGAAAGGGGAGGCTCTGCACTTTATGGCTTAAAGTAGATCAAGTTCTGACCTCATTAAATGtaagcccccccttttttttaattcacttagCCGAGTCCGCCTCAGTCATTGGCACAATGTCTTTGATTTAATTCATCCTGAATAATCTTAAGTTTAAATAAGCCTTTGTGAAAATAATTGAGAAGAAACAAAGATCCAGAAGGGACAATAACTTTCATGACACTGTATGTACAGTGCATCTACATTTTTTGTggtattgtcttttctttttcttttaataaacaaaattaatggttcatctctcttattttttctcaaattctttgATAAAAATTGGataacacaataataataatgaacttGGTACATCCTAGTCTTAAGGGGGTGATTTTGAAATTTCTGTGTATGGTTGATGTATGAAGACATATGTACTAAATAGAAATATCATATTCAGATTTTTGAATACAGTTTTGTAAAACACTTGCAAGCAATTATTTTGTTGGATAAATAAGCTGAataacattaatgtttatagaggCAATAGGAATCATTCCAGTCTAAAACCTCTGTCTTTCCTGACATATTGACTTTAATTTCAATTAACAATGTAACTGTATTAACATTAAACATTACATTAATGATATGAGTATTCTCTATTATGATTACTTTCAGTAATATACAATGCACATTTTGTTTGAACACTGCTTTTTAATGTGACAATGATGAAACTTTATAGTGCATACTGAAGAAAGGATATGATATGAATGTTTCAGTCAATGAACTTCTGCAAAgctcaa
Coding sequences within it:
- the LOC139704551 gene encoding olfactory receptor 4N5-like; its protein translation is MDTGNSTVVTKLFLFGLTQSQDTQILLFVLVSMFYLIILPGNVLIILTIRSDPRLNAPLYFFLGNLAFLDASYSFIVSPMMLVDSFYEKKVISYRGCITQLFFLHFLAAGEMFLLVVMAFDRYITICWPLHYATVMSPRVCYALLLALWLGGFAHSIVQVALILHLTFCGPNQLDNCFCDVPQVIKLACTDTFVVELLMVSNSGLLTLLCFLSLLTSYAVILCRVKGHSSEGKSKDISTCTTHIIIVFLMFGPAIFIYTRPFRAFPADKVVALFHTVIFPLLNPVIYTLRNQEVKASMIKLLCQYRVF